From a region of the Desulfatibacillum aliphaticivorans DSM 15576 genome:
- a CDS encoding alpha/beta hydrolase fold domain-containing protein — protein sequence MAWVFAHLEELGGDKERIFLSGHSAGAQLAALLGTNLAYLKKYNISPPELAGVIPVDTASFDLLSKEYNERLTRRLIKAAFGSDRGVLKKASPFL from the coding sequence TTGGCCTGGGTCTTTGCCCATTTAGAGGAGCTGGGCGGCGACAAGGAGCGGATTTTCCTGTCCGGGCATTCGGCCGGGGCTCAGTTGGCGGCTCTCCTGGGGACGAATCTCGCCTATCTCAAAAAATATAATATCAGCCCCCCCGAGCTGGCCGGCGTAATCCCTGTGGACACCGCCAGCTTCGATCTTTTATCCAAGGAATATAATGAACGATTGACAAGGAGACTAATAAAAGCGGCTTTCGGCTCTGACAGGGGGGTATTGAAAAAAGCGTCCCCTTTTTTATAA